The following proteins come from a genomic window of Maylandia zebra isolate NMK-2024a linkage group LG22, Mzebra_GT3a, whole genome shotgun sequence:
- the LOC106676723 gene encoding tyrosyl-DNA phosphodiesterase 2 isoform X2: MESDSETHSGEDTTPDDCPAASPAATQKPSEEEDFKLSLITWNVDGFDLEKRPERSRGLVKYLNLHNPDVVFLQELVPPYVQFLKEQLVNYLMIEGGRNGCFTGMLLKKSRVKLVESEMVAYPTTKMRRNLLVAQVIVNGQKLCLMTSHFESCKENTAERLKQLHVVKRRLKHAPDDVTIVFGGDTNLRDAEVTKVGLPATVCDVWERLGKQEHCRYTWDTSANNNKTFPFVARCRFDRIYLRPAIKRGIPRLAPDHMALVGLEKLDCGRYTSDHWGIYCTFSAE; encoded by the exons ATGGAGAGCGACTCTGAAACACACAGTGGTGAAGATACTACTCCAGATGACTG TCCTGCTGCCAGTCCTGCTGCTACACAGAAACCCTCAGAAGAAGAGGATTTTAAACTGTCCCTGATCACCTGGAATGTGGACGGGTTTGATTTGGAAAAACGTCCAGAGCGTTCCAGAGGCCtggttaaatatttaaactt ACACAACCCTGATGTGGTGTTCCTGCAGGAGCTCGTTCCCCCTTATGTCCAGTTCTTGAAGGAACAGCTCGTCAACTACCTGATGATTGAAG GTGGTCGGAATGGTTGCTTCACAGGGATGTTGCTGAAAAAGTCACGAGTCAAACTTGTGGAGAGCGAGATGGTAGCTTATCCCACCACTAAGATGAGGAGGAACCTGCTGGTCGCTCAG GTGATCGTCAACGGTCAGAAGCTGTGCCTGATGACATCCCACTTTGAGAGCTGTAAGGAAAATACTGCAGAGCGTCTGAAACAGCTGCATGTGGTGAAGCGGAGGTTGAAACATGCACCTGATGATGTCACCATTGTGTTTGGGGGAGACACAAACCTGAGGGATGCGGAG GTGACCAAGGTGGGCCTGCCTGCAACTGTCTGTGATGTGTGGGAGCGACTGGGCAAACAGGAGCACTGCCGCTACACGTGGGACACCtctgccaacaacaacaaaacgttTCCCTTTGTCGCTCGCTGCCGCTTTGACAGAATCTACCTCCGCCCGGCCATCAAACGTGGAATCCCACGTCTGGCCCCTGATCACATGGCCTTGGTGGGGCTGGAGAAGCTGGACTGTGGACGCTACACTAGTGATCACTGGGGAATCTACTGCACCTTCTCAGCTGAATAG
- the LOC106676723 gene encoding tyrosyl-DNA phosphodiesterase 2 isoform X1, which translates to MESDSETHSGEDTTPDDWMDLAVDSPAASPAATQKPSEEEDFKLSLITWNVDGFDLEKRPERSRGLVKYLNLHNPDVVFLQELVPPYVQFLKEQLVNYLMIEGGRNGCFTGMLLKKSRVKLVESEMVAYPTTKMRRNLLVAQVIVNGQKLCLMTSHFESCKENTAERLKQLHVVKRRLKHAPDDVTIVFGGDTNLRDAEVTKVGLPATVCDVWERLGKQEHCRYTWDTSANNNKTFPFVARCRFDRIYLRPAIKRGIPRLAPDHMALVGLEKLDCGRYTSDHWGIYCTFSAE; encoded by the exons ATGGAGAGCGACTCTGAAACACACAGTGGTGAAGATACTACTCCAGATGACTG GATGGATTTGGCTGTAGACAGTCCTGCTGCCAGTCCTGCTGCTACACAGAAACCCTCAGAAGAAGAGGATTTTAAACTGTCCCTGATCACCTGGAATGTGGACGGGTTTGATTTGGAAAAACGTCCAGAGCGTTCCAGAGGCCtggttaaatatttaaactt ACACAACCCTGATGTGGTGTTCCTGCAGGAGCTCGTTCCCCCTTATGTCCAGTTCTTGAAGGAACAGCTCGTCAACTACCTGATGATTGAAG GTGGTCGGAATGGTTGCTTCACAGGGATGTTGCTGAAAAAGTCACGAGTCAAACTTGTGGAGAGCGAGATGGTAGCTTATCCCACCACTAAGATGAGGAGGAACCTGCTGGTCGCTCAG GTGATCGTCAACGGTCAGAAGCTGTGCCTGATGACATCCCACTTTGAGAGCTGTAAGGAAAATACTGCAGAGCGTCTGAAACAGCTGCATGTGGTGAAGCGGAGGTTGAAACATGCACCTGATGATGTCACCATTGTGTTTGGGGGAGACACAAACCTGAGGGATGCGGAG GTGACCAAGGTGGGCCTGCCTGCAACTGTCTGTGATGTGTGGGAGCGACTGGGCAAACAGGAGCACTGCCGCTACACGTGGGACACCtctgccaacaacaacaaaacgttTCCCTTTGTCGCTCGCTGCCGCTTTGACAGAATCTACCTCCGCCCGGCCATCAAACGTGGAATCCCACGTCTGGCCCCTGATCACATGGCCTTGGTGGGGCTGGAGAAGCTGGACTGTGGACGCTACACTAGTGATCACTGGGGAATCTACTGCACCTTCTCAGCTGAATAG